A window of the Acidimicrobiales bacterium genome harbors these coding sequences:
- a CDS encoding rhomboid family intramembrane serine protease — translation MLPDTDPEVAGRRALLRQIGFVVGLVVLMWVVEFVDTFALGDRLQGNGIVPRTSSGLDGILWAPFLHADWRHIFSNSAPFLFLSALVAIRGFGYWLRVTVVAWLLGGALTWIFAGTGNHIGASGVVFGYLGALLGAAIFERSVRAAAPAAVALFLYYAMLIGLVPQQGISWEGHLAGFLSGIAISRTMVRPRERRVDDELPIAGDYWME, via the coding sequence ATGCTCCCCGACACCGATCCCGAGGTCGCCGGTCGTCGCGCCCTGCTGCGTCAGATCGGCTTCGTCGTCGGCCTGGTGGTCCTCATGTGGGTGGTCGAGTTCGTGGACACCTTCGCCCTCGGCGATCGGCTGCAGGGCAACGGCATCGTGCCCCGAACCTCGAGCGGGCTCGATGGGATCCTCTGGGCGCCCTTCCTCCACGCCGACTGGCGCCACATCTTCTCCAACAGCGCACCGTTCCTCTTCCTCAGTGCGCTGGTCGCCATTCGTGGCTTCGGGTACTGGCTCCGGGTCACGGTCGTGGCCTGGCTCCTCGGTGGTGCGCTGACCTGGATCTTCGCCGGCACCGGCAACCACATCGGCGCCAGTGGGGTGGTGTTCGGCTACCTCGGCGCACTGCTCGGCGCCGCCATCTTCGAGCGGAGCGTGCGCGCCGCCGCACCGGCGGCGGTCGCCCTGTTCCTCTACTACGCCATGTTGATCGGCCTGGTTCCCCAGCAGGGCATCTCGTGGGAAGGCCACCTTGCCGGGTTCCTCAGCGGCATCGCCATCTCGCGCACGATGGTGCGGCCCCGCGAGCGCCGAGTCGACGACGAACTGCCGATCGCCGGCGACTATTGGATGGAGTGA
- a CDS encoding SDR family oxidoreductase → MDLGLGKRTALVTGSHRGTGAATARVLAAEGASVIVHGLEPGQPDAVVESILAEGGKARGVVADLLDDNAVAAMADEVGTEIDIVVCNYGVAAGGRWSTADDDAWLEAYERNVLSAVRVIRAFRPALVERAWGRIVLLGTVGSLRPAPIRPQYYSAKSALPGLVVSLAQDLAQTGVTANLVSPGLIATPEVLERLRGRSVTEAFGSDLAPLTTAMTTPDEVGAVVAFLCSDQASSITGSNFRIDGGAARAVTP, encoded by the coding sequence ATGGACCTCGGACTCGGCAAACGAACAGCGCTGGTGACCGGCAGCCACCGCGGCACGGGGGCCGCGACCGCACGAGTCCTCGCGGCCGAGGGAGCCTCGGTCATCGTCCACGGGCTCGAACCTGGTCAGCCCGACGCCGTGGTCGAGTCGATCCTGGCCGAGGGCGGCAAGGCTCGTGGTGTGGTCGCCGACCTCCTCGATGACAACGCCGTGGCGGCGATGGCCGACGAGGTCGGCACCGAGATCGACATCGTCGTGTGCAACTACGGCGTCGCCGCGGGCGGGCGGTGGTCGACCGCCGATGACGATGCCTGGCTCGAGGCCTACGAGCGCAACGTGCTGTCGGCCGTGCGGGTCATCCGGGCGTTCCGCCCCGCCCTGGTCGAACGGGCGTGGGGTCGGATCGTGCTGCTCGGCACGGTCGGGTCGCTGCGCCCGGCGCCGATCCGGCCGCAGTACTACTCGGCCAAGTCGGCCCTACCCGGTCTGGTGGTCAGCCTGGCGCAGGATCTGGCCCAGACCGGCGTCACGGCGAATCTGGTCAGCCCGGGTCTGATCGCCACCCCCGAGGTGCTCGAACGGCTGCGAGGCCGTTCGGTCACCGAGGCCTTCGGCTCCGATCTCGCGCCCCTGACCACCGCCATGACCACGCCCGACGAGGTCGGCGCCGTGGTCGCCTTCCTCTGCAGCGACCAGGCCTCGTCCATCACGGGCTCGAACTTCCGCATCGACGGCGGCGCCGCCCGAGCAGTCACCCCCTGA
- a CDS encoding cytochrome P450: MRREQVLFPALRYVAKRPWLARGLNPLLAPYNPFDPDRRSNPYPGYQLLRNEGPVMYHERLQGYIVSGYDEAEAVLRSPSVSVDRSGQLLTVRPYSQLDDDVMAFFSTWLISIDPPDHTRLRKLISRAFTPRSIELLEPGVANQTNELLDDLARRSADAALPASVDVMPTFADLLPIQVIGQLLGIPKSDWPWLKTISDEVVKFVDPLNGFDPSEMNRLVRELSTYFGDLAEQRRIEPGDDLFSRLIAIEEDGDRLTRNELISMLSLVMGAGHETTSSLIGNALLAIDAHPDARGLLLQRRDLDANAIEELLRFDSPVQVTQRTTLESIDVGGIRIPAGSDVTILLGAANRDPRRHDRAGDLVLDRHDPRPLSFGHGIHHCVGAALARMEGRVAVTSFVRRFPGYSVDRDEMRWKSTLTLRGPSSLPVFLD, encoded by the coding sequence CGCGCCCTACAACCCATTCGACCCCGATCGCCGCAGCAACCCCTACCCCGGGTATCAGCTGCTCCGCAACGAGGGGCCGGTCATGTACCACGAGCGGCTCCAGGGCTACATCGTGAGTGGCTACGACGAAGCCGAGGCCGTCCTCCGGTCGCCGTCGGTATCGGTCGACCGCAGCGGCCAGCTCCTCACCGTTCGCCCCTACTCCCAGCTCGATGACGACGTCATGGCGTTCTTCTCGACCTGGCTCATCTCGATCGACCCGCCCGACCACACACGGCTGCGCAAGCTGATCAGTCGGGCGTTCACGCCACGCTCCATCGAGTTGCTCGAACCCGGCGTCGCCAACCAGACCAACGAGTTGCTCGACGACCTCGCCCGGCGGTCCGCCGACGCCGCGCTCCCCGCCAGCGTCGACGTCATGCCGACGTTCGCCGATCTCCTCCCCATTCAGGTGATCGGACAGCTCCTCGGTATCCCGAAGAGCGACTGGCCGTGGCTGAAGACGATCTCCGACGAGGTCGTGAAGTTCGTCGATCCGCTCAATGGCTTCGACCCGAGCGAGATGAACCGTCTCGTTCGCGAGTTGTCCACCTACTTCGGCGACCTCGCCGAGCAACGGCGGATCGAGCCCGGCGATGATCTGTTCAGCCGCCTCATCGCCATCGAGGAGGATGGCGACCGGCTCACCCGCAACGAGTTGATCTCGATGCTCAGCCTGGTGATGGGGGCCGGCCACGAGACCACGTCGAGCCTCATCGGCAACGCCCTGCTCGCCATCGACGCCCACCCCGACGCTCGCGGATTGCTCCTGCAACGCCGCGATCTCGACGCGAATGCCATCGAAGAGCTCCTGCGATTCGACAGCCCGGTGCAGGTCACCCAGCGCACGACGCTCGAATCGATCGATGTCGGAGGCATACGCATCCCCGCCGGAAGCGACGTCACCATCCTGCTCGGAGCCGCCAACCGTGATCCTCGGCGCCACGATCGGGCCGGTGATCTCGTCCTCGACCGCCACGACCCCAGGCCGCTGTCGTTCGGCCACGGCATCCACCACTGTGTCGGTGCGGCGCTCGCCCGCATGGAAGGCCGAGTCGCCGTCACGTCCTTCGTTCGTCGCTTCCCTGGCTACTCGGTCGATCGCGACGAGATGCGCTGGAAGTCGACCCTCACCCTGCGCGGACCGAGCTCGCTGCCGGTCTTCCTCGATTAG